A single region of the Lycium barbarum isolate Lr01 chromosome 2, ASM1917538v2, whole genome shotgun sequence genome encodes:
- the LOC132627446 gene encoding uncharacterized protein LOC132627446 yields MGREVSESCVESLLTEIVSSYCNGFYADKPELAARRIEAIGFQVGHQLSERYTMDKPRFTDHLEAIKFICKDFWSEVFKKQIDNLKTNHRGTFVLQDNRFRWLSRMSVDPSIDTLASIQDPSAMAENKAAQAIGMHLYFPCGIIRGALSNLGIPCAVSADISNLPACSFVIRIKA; encoded by the exons ATGGGTAGGGAGGTAAGTGAGAGTTGTGTAGAGAGTTTACTAACAGAGATCGTGTCTTCATACTGTAATGGCTTTTACGCCGATAAACCTGAACTCGCCGCTCGTCGGATCGAAGCCATTGGTTTTCAGGTCGGCCATCAACTTTCCGAAAG GTATACCATGGATAAGCCCCGGTTCACTGATCATCTGGAGGCTATCAAATTCATATGTAAGGACTTCTGGTCTGAGGTCTTCAAGAAGCAAATAGATAACCTGAAGACAAATCACAGA GGCACCTTTGTGTTACAAGACAATCGTTTTCGTTGGCTGTCGCGGATGTCAGTTGATCCTTCTATAGACACTCTTGCTTCTATTCAAGACCCTTCAGCCATGGCTGAAAACAAAGCTGCACAAGCCATAGGAATGCATCTCTATTTCCCATGTGGAATCATAAGGGGAGCACTTTCAAACCTTGGAATTCCTTGTGCAGTTTCTGCAGATATATCTAATCTTCCTGCTT GTTCGTTTGTGATAAGAATAAAGGCATGA